In the genome of Leeuwenhoekiella sp. MAR_2009_132, one region contains:
- a CDS encoding O-methyltransferase has translation MWYTIKAYLNFLLKATNQHGVHSPFVYQFVTQCLYDTKKHPQYDRIKDYQKQLFKTEEEIEVLDFGAGSRIFKTNKRAVRDIAKHAGATLNRMKLLFRVVSYFKSEGILELGTSVGLATAGMALGGANVISLEGCPQTAGVAQNHLNEAQIDNVKVVVGNFKETLEKQTDKKYDLIYFDGNHSKKATLEYFEKLLPSAHNDSVWIFDDIYWSSELTEAWQYIKNHPKVVVTVDCFWLGFVFFRKEQVKENFRIRV, from the coding sequence ATGTGGTACACTATAAAGGCCTATTTAAACTTTCTTTTGAAAGCTACAAATCAGCATGGGGTACATTCTCCTTTTGTATATCAATTTGTAACACAATGTCTTTACGACACAAAAAAGCACCCTCAATATGATAGAATTAAAGATTATCAAAAACAACTTTTCAAAACCGAAGAAGAGATCGAAGTCTTAGATTTTGGAGCCGGTTCACGCATTTTTAAAACCAATAAGCGAGCAGTTAGAGATATTGCGAAACACGCAGGTGCAACTTTAAATAGAATGAAACTACTTTTCAGGGTAGTTTCTTATTTCAAATCAGAGGGCATTTTAGAGTTGGGTACATCTGTAGGCTTAGCAACGGCTGGAATGGCTTTAGGAGGGGCTAATGTGATTTCTTTAGAAGGTTGTCCTCAAACTGCGGGTGTAGCTCAAAATCATTTAAATGAGGCACAAATTGATAATGTTAAAGTCGTAGTTGGAAATTTTAAAGAAACTCTTGAAAAGCAAACTGATAAAAAATACGACCTCATTTATTTTGACGGAAACCATAGTAAAAAGGCAACTTTAGAATATTTTGAAAAGTTATTGCCATCAGCACATAATGATTCCGTCTGGATTTTTGATGATATTTACTGGTCATCAGAATTGACTGAAGCCTGGCAGTACATTAAAAATCATCCGAAAGTTGTGGTAACAGTAGACTGTTTCTGGTTGGGGTTTGTATTCTTTAGAAAAGAGCAGGTAAAAGAAAATTTTAGGATTAGGGTGTGA